The following are from one region of the Hippocampus zosterae strain Florida chromosome 9, ASM2543408v3, whole genome shotgun sequence genome:
- the ruvbl1 gene encoding ruvB-like 1, producing MKIEEVKSTTKTQRIASHSHVKGLGLDEAGNAKQTACGLVGQEAAREACGIIVELIRSKKMAGRAVLLAGPPGTGKTALALAIAQELGNKVPFCPMVGSEVYSSEIKKTEVLMENFRRAIGLRIKETKEVYEGEVTELTPCETENPMGGYGKTISHVIIGLRTGKGTKQLKLDPSIYESLQKERVEVGDVIYIEANSGAVKRQGRCDTFATEFDLEAEEYVPLPKGDVHKKKEIVQDVTLHDLDVANARPQGGQDILSMMGQLMKPKKTEITDKLRAEINKVVNRYIDQGVAELVPGVLFVDEVHMLDIECFTYLHRALESTIAPIVVFASNRGNCLIRGTEDISSPHGIPLDLLDRVMIIRTMLYTPQEMKQIIKIRAQTEGLSISEEALAHLADIGAKTTLRYAVQLLTPASLLGRVQGKETVEREQVEEINELFYDAKSSAKILQDQHHKFMK from the exons ATGAAGATCGAGGAGGTGAAGAGCACCACAAAAACTCAACGGATCGCCTCGCACAGTCACGTTAAAGGATTGGGCTTGGACGAGGCCGGTAACGCCAAACAGACAGCGTGCGGCTTGGTCGGCCAGGAAGCCGCCAGAGAG GCATGTGGCATCATTGTGGAGCTCATCCGCTCCAAGAAGATGGCAGGAAGGGCAGTTTTACTGGCCGGGCCTCCCGGGACTGGAAAG ACAGCTCTCGCCTTAGCCATAGCACAGGAGCTGGGCAACAAGGTGCCTTTCTGCCCCATGGTGGGGAGTGAGGTCTACTCGTCAGAGATTAAAAAGACAGAAGTACTGATGGAGAACTTCAGGAGGGCCATCG GGCTGCGCATCAAAGAGACGAAGGAGGTGTACGAGGGCGAGGTGACGGAGCTGACCCCCTGTGAGACGGAGAACCCGATGGGGGGATATGGAAAGACTATAAGCCACGTCATCATTGGTCTGAGGACAGGGAAAGGCACTAAGCAGCTCAAG TTGGATCCCAGCATTTATGAGAGTCTTCAGAAGGAACGTGTGGAGGTGGGAGACGTCATCTACATTGAAGCCAACAGTGGAGCTGTCAAG AGACAAGGTCGCTGTGACACCTTCGCCACGGAGTTTGACCTTGAGGCTGAGGAATACGTGCCGCTGCCGAAGGGAGACGTGCACAAAAAGAAGGAGATCGTCCAAGATGTCACACTGCACGATCTCGACGTGGCGAATGCCAGACCGCAG gGAGGCCAGGACATTCTCTCCATGATGGGACAGCTGATGAAGCCCAAAAAGACGGAAATCACAG ataAGCTTCGAGCGGAGATCAACAAGGTGGTCAACCGCTACATCGACCAGGGTGTCGCCGAGCTTGTGCCCGGTGTGCTTTTTGTGGACGAGGTCCACATGCTGGACATCGAGTGCTTCACGTATCTCCATCGGGCACTGGAGAGCACTATCGCCCCCATTGTTGTGTTCGCCTCCAACAGGGGAAACTGCCTCATCAG GGGGACCGAGGACATCAGCTCACCCCACGGGATTCCGCTGGACCTGCTGGACAGAGTGATGATCATCCGCACCATGCTGTACACGCCGCAGGAGATGAAGCAG ATCATTAAGATCCGTGCTCAGACTGAGGGGCTCAGTATCAGCGAGGAAGCACTCGCGCATCTTGCGGATATCGGCGCCAAGACCACTCTCAG GTACGCCGTTCAGCTCCTGACGCCGGCCAGCCTGCTTGGTCGCGTTCAAGGCAAAGAGACAGTCGAGCGGGAGCAGGTGGAGGAGATCAACGAGCTTTTTTACGACGCAAAGTCCTCGGCCAAAATTCTACAGGATCAGCATCACAAATTTATGAAATGA
- the prkcda gene encoding protein kinase C, delta a isoform X3, protein MYTLGSERTVVVESALRCCCCSLDCTLKVCPPQKFPHYDAVGSVNATQLTLGTFHHASFLEDCLQLVRPGCPAPSGGPPFLCNQDEGGLDNSILPSFFPAERGKTLVQRKPTMYPAWKSSFDAHIYEGRVVEVLLMKTAEEPLAEVTVGVSVLAERCKKANGRAEFWVDLQPSGKVMMAVQYFLEGLESESKQAAKEEEAPTLNRRRGAIKQAKIHFIKNHEFIATFFRQPTFCSVCRDFVWGLNKQGYKCRQCNAAIHKKCIDKIIGRCTGTAANSRDTVFQKERFNIDMPHRFKSHNYMSPTFCDHCGSMLWGLVKQGLKCEDCSMNVHHKCHHKVANLCGINQKLLAEALTQVSQKSFTRRSDPNLDQNLSDIGIYDEVNKLSELDINDSTHYSRIWDGSNPRPQTRLTHLTRINVDDFVFHKVLGKGSFGKVLLAELKGREEYFAVKALKKDVVLMDDDVECTMVEKRVLALAWDNPFLTHLYSTFQTKEHLFFVMEYLNGGDLMFHIQEKGRFDLVRATHLSSLTQMTNEADRSRHSTLLGSVPR, encoded by the exons ATGTATACACTCGGTTCTGAAAGAACGGTTGTAGTTGAATCGGCTTTGAGATGCTGCTGTTGCTCACTTGATTGTACTCTCAAagtgtgccccccccaaaaattcccccattATGACGCAGTGGGAAGCGTTAACGCAACACAG ctgactttggggacTTTTCACCATGCCTCCTTTCTTGAGGATTGCCTTCAACTCGTTCGACCTGGGTGCCCTGCCCCCTCCGGCGGACCCCCCTTTTTGTGCAATCAAGATGAAGGAGGCCTTGACAACAG CATCCTCCCTTCCTTTTTCCCCGCAGAACGAGGCAAGACTCTAGTTCAGCGGAAACCCACCATGTATCCAGCCTGGAAGTCCAGTTTTGACGCACACATCTACGAGGGCCGTGTGGTTGAAGTGCTCTTGATGAAGACGGCCGAGGAGCCCCTGGCTGAGGTCACGGTCGGCGTGTCCGTGCTTGCCGAGCGCTGCAAGAAAGCCAACGGGCGTGCTGAATTCTGG GTGGATCTTCAGCCTTCCGGGAAAGTGATGATGGCAGTGCAGTACTTTCTGGAGGGGTTGGagtctg AAAGCAAACAAGCTGCAAAAGAAGAAGAGGCCCCCACCCTCAACCGTCGGCGAGGCGCAATCAAGCAGGCAAAGATCCACTTCATCAAGAACCACGAGTTCATCGCCACCTTCTTCAGGCAGCCCACATTCTGCTCTGTGTGCCGAGATTTTGTCTG GGGACTCAACAAGCAAGGCTACAAATGCAGAC AATGCAACGCGGCCATCCATAAGAAATGCATCGACAAAATCATCGGCAGATGCACTGGCACTGCCGCAAACAGTCGGGATACCGTG TTCCAGAAGGAGCGCTTCAACATCGATATGCCGCATCGCTTCAAGAGCCACAACTACATGAGTCCCACCTTCTGCGACCACTGTGGGAGTATGCTGTGGGGTCTTGTCAAACAGGGCCTGAAGTGTGAAG ATTGTTCCATGAACGTTCACCACAAGTGTCATCATAAAGTGGCCAACCTTTGCGGCATCAACCAGAAACTATTAGCGGAAGCGCTTACACAAGTCAGCCAG AAATCCTTCACCCGCCGCTCTGATCCGAACCTTGATCAAAACCTCTCTGATATTGGAATCTACGATGAAGTTAATAAGCTCTCTGAACTGGATATCAATG attcaACCCATTATAGCAGAATATGGGATGGCTCGAACCCGCGGCCTCAGACTCGTCTGACACACCTTACTCGCATTAACGTGGATGACTTTGTCTTCCACAAGGTCCTGGGGAAAGGCAGCTTCGGCAAG GTTCTCTTGGCAGAATTGAAAGGTCGGGAGGAGTACTTTGCCGTGAAGGCCCTGAAGAAAGACGTGGTGCTGATGGATGACGACGTGGAGTGCACGATGGTGGAGAAGAGAGTCTTAGCTTTAGCCTGGGATAACCCTTTCCTCACACACCTTTATTCCACCTTCCAGACGAAG gAGCATCTGTTCTTTGTGATGGAGTATTTGAATGGAGGAGACCTCATGTTTCATATTCAGGAAAAAGGACGATTTGATCTTGTCAGAGCCAC TCACCTATCGAGCCtgacacaaatgacaaacgaaGCGGATCGCTCGAGACACTCGACTCTTTTAGGCTCGGTGCCACGCTAG
- the prkcda gene encoding protein kinase C, delta a isoform X2: MPPFLRIAFNSFDLGALPPPADPPFCAIKMKEALTTERGKTLVQRKPTMYPAWKSSFDAHIYEGRVVEVLLMKTAEEPLAEVTVGVSVLAERCKKANGRAEFWVDLQPSGKVMMAVQYFLEGLESESKQAAKEEEAPTLNRRRGAIKQAKIHFIKNHEFIATFFRQPTFCSVCRDFVWGLNKQGYKCRQCNAAIHKKCIDKIIGRCTGTAANSRDTVFQKERFNIDMPHRFKSHNYMSPTFCDHCGSMLWGLVKQGLKCEDCSMNVHHKCHHKVANLCGINQKLLAEALTQVSQKSFTRRSDPNLDQNLSDIGIYDEVNKLSELDINDSTHYSRIWDGSNPRPQTRLTHLTRINVDDFVFHKVLGKGSFGKVLLAELKGREEYFAVKALKKDVVLMDDDVECTMVEKRVLALAWDNPFLTHLYSTFQTKEHLFFVMEYLNGGDLMFHIQEKGRFDLVRATFYSSEIICGLQFLHSKGIIYRDLKLDNVMLTHEGHIKIADFGMCKENIFGENRATTFCGTPDYIAPEILLGQKYSFSVDWWSFGVLLYEMLVGQSPFHGDDEDELFESIRMDTPHYPRWINKEAKELLERLFERDPTRRLTILGNIRLHAFFKSIDWQALENREVEPPFKPKVRAPNDCSNFDREFLSEKPRLSHSDKNFIDSMDQSAFAGFSFMNPKMELLLEK, translated from the exons ATGCCTCCTTTCTTGAGGATTGCCTTCAACTCGTTCGACCTGGGTGCCCTGCCCCCTCCGGCGGACCCCCCTTTTTGTGCAATCAAGATGAAGGAGGCCTTGACAACAG AACGAGGCAAGACTCTAGTTCAGCGGAAACCCACCATGTATCCAGCCTGGAAGTCCAGTTTTGACGCACACATCTACGAGGGCCGTGTGGTTGAAGTGCTCTTGATGAAGACGGCCGAGGAGCCCCTGGCTGAGGTCACGGTCGGCGTGTCCGTGCTTGCCGAGCGCTGCAAGAAAGCCAACGGGCGTGCTGAATTCTGG GTGGATCTTCAGCCTTCCGGGAAAGTGATGATGGCAGTGCAGTACTTTCTGGAGGGGTTGGagtctg AAAGCAAACAAGCTGCAAAAGAAGAAGAGGCCCCCACCCTCAACCGTCGGCGAGGCGCAATCAAGCAGGCAAAGATCCACTTCATCAAGAACCACGAGTTCATCGCCACCTTCTTCAGGCAGCCCACATTCTGCTCTGTGTGCCGAGATTTTGTCTG GGGACTCAACAAGCAAGGCTACAAATGCAGAC AATGCAACGCGGCCATCCATAAGAAATGCATCGACAAAATCATCGGCAGATGCACTGGCACTGCCGCAAACAGTCGGGATACCGTG TTCCAGAAGGAGCGCTTCAACATCGATATGCCGCATCGCTTCAAGAGCCACAACTACATGAGTCCCACCTTCTGCGACCACTGTGGGAGTATGCTGTGGGGTCTTGTCAAACAGGGCCTGAAGTGTGAAG ATTGTTCCATGAACGTTCACCACAAGTGTCATCATAAAGTGGCCAACCTTTGCGGCATCAACCAGAAACTATTAGCGGAAGCGCTTACACAAGTCAGCCAG AAATCCTTCACCCGCCGCTCTGATCCGAACCTTGATCAAAACCTCTCTGATATTGGAATCTACGATGAAGTTAATAAGCTCTCTGAACTGGATATCAATG attcaACCCATTATAGCAGAATATGGGATGGCTCGAACCCGCGGCCTCAGACTCGTCTGACACACCTTACTCGCATTAACGTGGATGACTTTGTCTTCCACAAGGTCCTGGGGAAAGGCAGCTTCGGCAAG GTTCTCTTGGCAGAATTGAAAGGTCGGGAGGAGTACTTTGCCGTGAAGGCCCTGAAGAAAGACGTGGTGCTGATGGATGACGACGTGGAGTGCACGATGGTGGAGAAGAGAGTCTTAGCTTTAGCCTGGGATAACCCTTTCCTCACACACCTTTATTCCACCTTCCAGACGAAG gAGCATCTGTTCTTTGTGATGGAGTATTTGAATGGAGGAGACCTCATGTTTCATATTCAGGAAAAAGGACGATTTGATCTTGTCAGAGCCAC GTTTTACTCGTCTGAGATCATTTGCGGCCTTCAGTTCTTGCATTCCAAAGGGATCATTTACAG AGATCTAAAGCTAGACAACGTGATGCTGACTCATGAGGGACACATCAAAATCGCTGACTTTGGCATGTGCAAGGAGAACATTTTTGGAGAGAACCGGGCCACGACTTTCTGTGGTACACCTGACTACATAGCTCCCGAG ATCTTGCTGGGCCAGAAATACTCTTTCTCAGTGGACTGGTGGTCCTTTGGCGTGTTGCTGTACGAAATGCTCGTGGGACAATCGCCGTTTCATGGAGATGATGAGGATGAGCTGTTTGAGTCCATCCGCATGGACACCCCTCACTATCCCCGCTGGATCAACAAGGAGGccaaggagctgctggagcgG TTATTTGAAAGAGATCCCACACGCAGGCTTACAATTCTGGGTAATATCCGTTTACACGCCTTCTTCAAGTCCATTGACTGGCAGGCCTTGGAGAACAGGGAAGTGGAGCCACCCTTCAAGCCCAAAGTG AGAGCACCGAACGACTGCAGCAACTTTGATCGTGAGTTCCTGAGCGAGAAGCCTCGCCTGTCCCACAGTGACAAGAACTTCATAGATTCCATGGACCAGTCGGCATTTGCTGGCTTTTCTTTCATGAACCCCAAGATGGAGCTCCTCTTAGAGAAGTAA
- the prkcda gene encoding protein kinase C, delta a isoform X1 produces MYTLGSERTVVVESALRCCCCSLDCTLKVCPPQKFPHYDAVGSVNATQLTLGTFHHASFLEDCLQLVRPGCPAPSGGPPFLCNQDEGGLDNSILPSFFPAERGKTLVQRKPTMYPAWKSSFDAHIYEGRVVEVLLMKTAEEPLAEVTVGVSVLAERCKKANGRAEFWVDLQPSGKVMMAVQYFLEGLESESKQAAKEEEAPTLNRRRGAIKQAKIHFIKNHEFIATFFRQPTFCSVCRDFVWGLNKQGYKCRQCNAAIHKKCIDKIIGRCTGTAANSRDTVFQKERFNIDMPHRFKSHNYMSPTFCDHCGSMLWGLVKQGLKCEDCSMNVHHKCHHKVANLCGINQKLLAEALTQVSQKSFTRRSDPNLDQNLSDIGIYDEVNKLSELDINDSTHYSRIWDGSNPRPQTRLTHLTRINVDDFVFHKVLGKGSFGKVLLAELKGREEYFAVKALKKDVVLMDDDVECTMVEKRVLALAWDNPFLTHLYSTFQTKEHLFFVMEYLNGGDLMFHIQEKGRFDLVRATFYSSEIICGLQFLHSKGIIYRDLKLDNVMLTHEGHIKIADFGMCKENIFGENRATTFCGTPDYIAPEILLGQKYSFSVDWWSFGVLLYEMLVGQSPFHGDDEDELFESIRMDTPHYPRWINKEAKELLERLFERDPTRRLTILGNIRLHAFFKSIDWQALENREVEPPFKPKVRAPNDCSNFDREFLSEKPRLSHSDKNFIDSMDQSAFAGFSFMNPKMELLLEK; encoded by the exons ATGTATACACTCGGTTCTGAAAGAACGGTTGTAGTTGAATCGGCTTTGAGATGCTGCTGTTGCTCACTTGATTGTACTCTCAAagtgtgccccccccaaaaattcccccattATGACGCAGTGGGAAGCGTTAACGCAACACAG ctgactttggggacTTTTCACCATGCCTCCTTTCTTGAGGATTGCCTTCAACTCGTTCGACCTGGGTGCCCTGCCCCCTCCGGCGGACCCCCCTTTTTGTGCAATCAAGATGAAGGAGGCCTTGACAACAG CATCCTCCCTTCCTTTTTCCCCGCAGAACGAGGCAAGACTCTAGTTCAGCGGAAACCCACCATGTATCCAGCCTGGAAGTCCAGTTTTGACGCACACATCTACGAGGGCCGTGTGGTTGAAGTGCTCTTGATGAAGACGGCCGAGGAGCCCCTGGCTGAGGTCACGGTCGGCGTGTCCGTGCTTGCCGAGCGCTGCAAGAAAGCCAACGGGCGTGCTGAATTCTGG GTGGATCTTCAGCCTTCCGGGAAAGTGATGATGGCAGTGCAGTACTTTCTGGAGGGGTTGGagtctg AAAGCAAACAAGCTGCAAAAGAAGAAGAGGCCCCCACCCTCAACCGTCGGCGAGGCGCAATCAAGCAGGCAAAGATCCACTTCATCAAGAACCACGAGTTCATCGCCACCTTCTTCAGGCAGCCCACATTCTGCTCTGTGTGCCGAGATTTTGTCTG GGGACTCAACAAGCAAGGCTACAAATGCAGAC AATGCAACGCGGCCATCCATAAGAAATGCATCGACAAAATCATCGGCAGATGCACTGGCACTGCCGCAAACAGTCGGGATACCGTG TTCCAGAAGGAGCGCTTCAACATCGATATGCCGCATCGCTTCAAGAGCCACAACTACATGAGTCCCACCTTCTGCGACCACTGTGGGAGTATGCTGTGGGGTCTTGTCAAACAGGGCCTGAAGTGTGAAG ATTGTTCCATGAACGTTCACCACAAGTGTCATCATAAAGTGGCCAACCTTTGCGGCATCAACCAGAAACTATTAGCGGAAGCGCTTACACAAGTCAGCCAG AAATCCTTCACCCGCCGCTCTGATCCGAACCTTGATCAAAACCTCTCTGATATTGGAATCTACGATGAAGTTAATAAGCTCTCTGAACTGGATATCAATG attcaACCCATTATAGCAGAATATGGGATGGCTCGAACCCGCGGCCTCAGACTCGTCTGACACACCTTACTCGCATTAACGTGGATGACTTTGTCTTCCACAAGGTCCTGGGGAAAGGCAGCTTCGGCAAG GTTCTCTTGGCAGAATTGAAAGGTCGGGAGGAGTACTTTGCCGTGAAGGCCCTGAAGAAAGACGTGGTGCTGATGGATGACGACGTGGAGTGCACGATGGTGGAGAAGAGAGTCTTAGCTTTAGCCTGGGATAACCCTTTCCTCACACACCTTTATTCCACCTTCCAGACGAAG gAGCATCTGTTCTTTGTGATGGAGTATTTGAATGGAGGAGACCTCATGTTTCATATTCAGGAAAAAGGACGATTTGATCTTGTCAGAGCCAC GTTTTACTCGTCTGAGATCATTTGCGGCCTTCAGTTCTTGCATTCCAAAGGGATCATTTACAG AGATCTAAAGCTAGACAACGTGATGCTGACTCATGAGGGACACATCAAAATCGCTGACTTTGGCATGTGCAAGGAGAACATTTTTGGAGAGAACCGGGCCACGACTTTCTGTGGTACACCTGACTACATAGCTCCCGAG ATCTTGCTGGGCCAGAAATACTCTTTCTCAGTGGACTGGTGGTCCTTTGGCGTGTTGCTGTACGAAATGCTCGTGGGACAATCGCCGTTTCATGGAGATGATGAGGATGAGCTGTTTGAGTCCATCCGCATGGACACCCCTCACTATCCCCGCTGGATCAACAAGGAGGccaaggagctgctggagcgG TTATTTGAAAGAGATCCCACACGCAGGCTTACAATTCTGGGTAATATCCGTTTACACGCCTTCTTCAAGTCCATTGACTGGCAGGCCTTGGAGAACAGGGAAGTGGAGCCACCCTTCAAGCCCAAAGTG AGAGCACCGAACGACTGCAGCAACTTTGATCGTGAGTTCCTGAGCGAGAAGCCTCGCCTGTCCCACAGTGACAAGAACTTCATAGATTCCATGGACCAGTCGGCATTTGCTGGCTTTTCTTTCATGAACCCCAAGATGGAGCTCCTCTTAGAGAAGTAA
- the rft1 gene encoding protein RFT1 homolog, translating to MSSQDVLKNASTLASYNVLLQVMFRVLTFLLNAFTLRFVSKELIGVVNVRLTLLYSTLVFLSREAFRRACLSGSADGKRNWRQLINLLWLTLPLGVLWGALLAAVWLWLLEVPDPQSVPFYGPAVLLFGLAGVQELLAEPLWVLAQVHMFVKLKVVAESLAMLAKCSVTVVLVMSAREWGLYIFSAAHLVYTGVLVLCYAVYFLHFLPSKEAIEINFPLRNITDLVPHKANGEPLVDWTVARLTWSFFKQSFLKQILTEGERYVMTFLNVLSFGDQGVYDIVNNLGSMVARFIFLPIEESFYIFFAKVLERGRDVKNQKEEDVGVAANVLQFLLKLVLVIGLIIAVFGYAYSELALDIYGGSLLSSGAGPSLLRFYSCYVLLLAVNGVTECFVFAAMSQEEVDKYNLVMLALSASFLFLSYMLTWWAGGIGFILANCLNMALRITHSVLYIRRYFLSSQWKPLRGLLPSLPLCLALAVSAAITVVSEGAFCCDGGWLLRLVHVGVGAACLLFVLGTIVLTETQLVVFVRTQLLPQYRKKSV from the exons ATGAGCTCTCAGGACGTACTTAAAAACGCATCCACTCTCGCGTCTTACAATGTGCTGCTACAG GTGATGTTCCGCGTGCTCACCTTCTTATTGAACGCGTTCACCCTGCGTTTTGTATCCAAAGAGCTGATTGGAGTGGTGAATGTAAG GCTCACACTGCTGTATTCCACGCTAGTATTTTTGTCTCGAGAGGCCTTTCGAAGAGCCTGTCTGAGTGGATCTGCTGACGGGAAGCGCAACTGGAGGCAGCTCATCAACCTGCTATGGCTGAC GTTGCCTCTGGGTGTGCTGTGGGGAGCCCTGTTAGCTGCTGTGTGGCTATGGCTCCTGGAGGTGCCAGATCCTCAATCAGTTCCTTTTTACGGCCCCGCCGTGCTGCTGTTCGGACTAGCTGGGGTGCAGGAGCTCCTGGCCGAGCCCCTCTGGGTGCTGGCCCAAGTGCACATGTTTGTGAAGCTAAAGGTGGTGGCTGAGAGCTTGGCTATGTTGGCTAAGTGCAGCGTGACggtggtgttggtgatgtctgccCGGGAGTGGGGCCTTTACATCTTCTCTGCCGCTCAT CTGGTGTACACAGGAGTCTTGGTGCTGTGCTATGCGGTTTACTTTCTTCATTTCTTGCCGTCCAAAGAGGCAATTGAGATCAATTTCCCCCTGCGCAATATTACAGATCTGGTGCCTCACAAAGCTAATGGAGAG CCGCTGGTGGACTGGACCGTGGCCCGTCTTACCTGGAGCTTCTTCAAGCAGTCGTTCCTCAAGCAGATCCTGACTGAAGGCGAGCGCTACGTCATGACCTTCCTGAACGTCCTGAGCTTCGGCGACCAGGGCGTTTATGACATCGTCAACAATCTGGGCTCCATGGTGGCGCGCTTCATCTTCCTGCCAATCGAGGAGAGCTTCTACATCTTCTTTGCCAAAGTGCTGGAGCGAGGCCGTGATGTGAAAAACCAGAAAGAG GAAGACGTTGGTGTCGCAGCAAATGTGTTACAATTCCTGCTCAAACTGGTGCTGGTGATTGGACTCATTATCGCAGTCTTTGGGTACGCCTACTCAGAACTGGCCCTGGATATTTATGGTGGATCATTGCTGAGCAGTGGGGCAG GTCCATCCCTCCTGCGATTTTACAGCTGCTACGTCCTCCTGCTGGCTGTAAACGGTGTGACCGagtgttttgtgtttgctgCAATGAGCCAGGAGGAGGTTGACAA gtACAATTTGGTGATGCTGGCCCTGTCTGCGTCCTTCCTCTTCCTGTCCTACATGCTGACGTGGTGGGCTGGTGGCATTGGCTTCATTCTGGCCAACTGTTTGAACATGGCCCTCCGCATCACGCACAGCGTCCTGTACATTCGCCGCTACTTCCTATCCAGTCAGTGGAAACCCTTGCGGGGCCTGCTGCCCTCGCTGCCGCTGTGCCTGGCGCTCGCTGTCAGTGCAGCCATCACGGTTGTCAGTGAG GGTGCTTTTTGCTGCGACGGCGGTTGGCTCCTCAGGTTAGTCCACGTCGGCGTGGGAGCGgcctgtcttctttttgttcttgGGACGATTGTGCTCACAGAAACTCAACTCGTTGTGTTTGTGAGGACTCAGCTTTTGCCCCAGTACAGGAAAAAAAGTGTATAA